One region of Mucilaginibacter sp. 14171R-50 genomic DNA includes:
- a CDS encoding lipopolysaccharide biosynthesis protein, protein MSTAKKFAGQTALYGLSTIAGRVLNFFLTPIYTRTYPAKIYGVFGNLYAYASMLNALLAFGMETTFFRYLNKRSDDKQLVYNNTFGAILTVSVIFFLCTFPFAATITNWIRIGDATPLPDYILYIKFFIGTLIIDALCIIPFAKLRADGRPGRYGLLKFINIVIFVSLNLVFIYLVPFIINHGLPGGTWMSGWFKKTWVGYVFLSNLIASSATLIMLLPEFMKLQPKFSRALFAEMLLYSWPVLVANFSYLVNENLDKILLGNLLPEKVSAIQVGIYTACAKISIFLSIFVNAFRLGAEPFFFSHAKNKNATQTYARIMNYFIIAVCLIFVALVANIELLKYFIKGKDAAQTQIYWSGIGVIPVLLFGYVSLGIYMNLSVWYKLTDQTKYGLYISGIGAMVTIVLNVIFIPSYGYIASAWISLAAYASMMVMSYLWGQKHYPIPYHLKKNLGYIIISIVLVYISFSVFKRNIFIGNGLLILFGLGTLYAERTELKAIFSKK, encoded by the coding sequence TTGTCAACAGCTAAAAAATTTGCCGGGCAAACAGCGCTATATGGCCTAAGTACCATTGCGGGCCGTGTTCTTAATTTTTTCTTAACACCCATTTACACACGCACTTACCCGGCTAAAATATATGGTGTATTTGGTAATCTTTATGCTTATGCATCTATGCTTAATGCGCTTTTGGCCTTTGGCATGGAAACCACCTTTTTCAGGTATCTGAACAAGCGCTCGGATGACAAACAACTGGTTTATAATAATACATTTGGAGCTATCCTTACGGTTTCGGTTATATTCTTCCTGTGCACTTTTCCGTTTGCCGCTACTATAACTAACTGGATAAGGATAGGTGATGCTACGCCGCTGCCCGATTATATCCTGTACATTAAGTTTTTTATTGGTACACTTATCATTGATGCGTTATGCATTATCCCGTTTGCCAAGCTGCGTGCCGATGGCAGGCCGGGGCGCTATGGCTTACTTAAGTTTATCAACATTGTTATTTTTGTAAGTTTAAACCTGGTGTTTATTTACCTGGTGCCCTTTATCATCAATCATGGTTTACCCGGCGGCACCTGGATGAGCGGCTGGTTCAAAAAAACCTGGGTGGGCTATGTGTTCCTTTCAAACTTAATTGCAAGCTCGGCAACTTTAATAATGCTGCTGCCCGAGTTCATGAAACTTCAGCCGAAGTTTAGTAGGGCGTTGTTTGCCGAGATGCTCCTGTATAGCTGGCCGGTACTGGTGGCCAACTTTTCGTACCTTGTAAATGAAAATTTAGATAAGATATTACTTGGCAACCTGCTGCCCGAAAAGGTTAGTGCCATACAGGTAGGCATATACACTGCCTGCGCCAAAATATCCATCTTCCTCAGTATTTTTGTAAATGCCTTTAGGCTTGGCGCAGAACCCTTCTTTTTTAGTCATGCTAAAAATAAAAACGCCACCCAAACCTACGCCCGTATAATGAACTACTTTATCATTGCGGTATGCTTGATTTTTGTTGCACTGGTGGCCAATATTGAACTGTTAAAGTATTTTATAAAGGGTAAAGATGCAGCGCAAACGCAAATTTACTGGTCGGGTATAGGTGTTATACCGGTGTTACTGTTCGGTTACGTTAGTTTGGGTATATACATGAACCTATCGGTATGGTATAAACTAACCGACCAAACCAAGTATGGCCTGTATATATCCGGCATTGGGGCAATGGTCACCATCGTACTCAACGTTATCTTTATCCCATCATACGGATATATCGCATCGGCGTGGATATCCCTGGCCGCTTATGCCAGTATGATGGTTATGTCTTATTTATGGGGTCAAAAACATTATCCCATCCCGTATCATCTCAAAAAGAATTTGGGTTATATTATTATCTCCATCGTACTCGTTTATATATCGTTCAGCGTATTTAAACGTAATATATTTATTGGCAACGGGTTGCTTATACTGTTCGGTTTAGGTACTTTATACGCCGAGCGAACTGAACTTAAAGCTATATTTAGCAAAAAATAA
- a CDS encoding acylphosphatase — protein MIKHLDITVKGKVQGVFFRAGAKAVADQLGVRGFVKNEPNGDVFISAEAEDVLMEMFLEWCQEGAEHAVVTGVETREGELKNYRNFEVVKKSL, from the coding sequence ATGATAAAACATCTGGATATAACGGTTAAAGGGAAAGTGCAGGGTGTATTTTTCAGGGCGGGCGCAAAAGCCGTGGCTGACCAGCTTGGTGTACGCGGCTTTGTAAAGAACGAGCCAAACGGTGACGTATTCATATCGGCCGAAGCAGAAGATGTGCTAATGGAAATGTTTTTGGAGTGGTGCCAAGAAGGTGCCGAGCATGCAGTAGTCACAGGCGTTGAAACTCGTGAGGGCGAATTAAAAAACTATCGTAATTTTGAGGTTGTAAAAAAGAGTTTGTAA
- a CDS encoding amidohydrolase family protein, translating into MKSFKADYVYPICADPIKNGIITVDDNGKILSVTDEKHLQTSHPPIEHVSGIIVPGFINTHCHTELSHMKDVIAAGGGLISFIKDILSSRGAETADILDAAQAADQEMYDNGIVAVGDISNNSLTASIKAKSKLYYHTFIEILGFLPESADSLFEKALETAEEFKPLPTSITAHAPYSVSKELFKLIKKHCDTGTNLLSIHNQECEDENKFYRYKLGGFIDLYKHMGIDIGYFRPQARNSLQSIIPLLTNRQKILMVHNTCTNLKDIYFIKRFDRKITWCFCPNANLYIEKRLPKIELFVNQGFNITLGTDSLASNSKLCILSEMQTLQQHFPSLSIDTLLEWATINGARFLGIDDEKGTLEAGKTPGLNLITGMNGLKLTPDSKVKKLV; encoded by the coding sequence ATGAAAAGTTTTAAAGCCGATTACGTTTATCCTATTTGTGCCGATCCGATAAAGAATGGAATTATAACCGTGGATGATAATGGAAAGATACTTTCTGTTACCGACGAAAAACACCTCCAAACATCACACCCTCCCATTGAACACGTTAGCGGTATAATAGTACCGGGGTTTATAAACACTCATTGCCATACCGAACTATCGCATATGAAAGATGTGATAGCCGCCGGCGGCGGACTGATCAGTTTTATAAAGGATATATTATCATCCAGGGGCGCCGAAACAGCCGATATACTTGACGCTGCGCAGGCGGCCGACCAGGAAATGTATGATAACGGCATAGTAGCCGTTGGCGACATTTCAAACAACAGCCTTACCGCCTCAATAAAGGCCAAAAGTAAACTGTACTACCATACTTTTATCGAGATATTGGGTTTTTTGCCCGAAAGCGCCGACAGTTTATTTGAAAAGGCGCTTGAAACAGCCGAAGAGTTCAAGCCGTTGCCAACATCAATAACCGCGCACGCCCCTTACTCAGTTTCGAAAGAATTATTTAAGCTGATCAAAAAACACTGCGATACCGGTACTAACCTGCTAAGCATACATAACCAGGAATGCGAAGACGAAAATAAATTTTACCGGTACAAGCTGGGCGGCTTTATAGATCTATATAAACACATGGGGATCGATATCGGGTACTTTCGCCCGCAGGCGCGTAACTCTTTGCAATCCATCATCCCGCTTTTAACAAACAGGCAAAAGATACTGATGGTGCATAATACGTGCACCAACTTAAAAGACATTTACTTTATCAAGCGGTTCGACCGTAAGATAACCTGGTGCTTTTGCCCCAACGCCAATCTTTACATAGAAAAAAGACTGCCTAAGATCGAGCTTTTTGTAAACCAGGGCTTTAATATCACTTTAGGTACCGATAGCCTTGCATCAAACAGCAAGCTTTGTATTTTAAGCGAAATGCAAACCCTGCAGCAACACTTTCCATCGTTAAGTATCGATACGCTTTTGGAGTGGGCAACCATTAACGGCGCCCGTTTCCTGGGTATCGACGACGAAAAAGGAACTCTTGAAGCCGGTAAAACACCCGGACTTAACCTCATAACCGGGATGAACGGATTGAAGTTGACACCCGATAGCAAGGTTAAAAAACTGGTTTAA
- the rlmN gene encoding 23S rRNA (adenine(2503)-C(2))-methyltransferase RlmN: protein MNNKKDKIDIRSLSLQALQQHFISMDEKSFRAKQVYEWLWGKSCISFDAMSNISKELRTKLDEKFQINNVKINTSQVSADKTIKNSFILHDTHLIEGVLIPTTDRMTACVSSQVGCSLTCKFCATGYMERKRNLNPDEIYDQVVLIDKQARENYGIPLSNIVYMGMGEPLLNYANVLKSIERITAPDGLNMSAKRITVSTAGIAKMIRKLGDDQVKFNLALSLHAANDEKRNTIMPINEQNSLKALAEALKYYYAKTKNPVTYEYIIFDGVNDNIQDAMELARFCKHLPCKVNIIEYNPISMASFINAGEDKVEAFADYLRSQGINTNLRRSRGKDIDAACGQLAINEKEKEGVTS, encoded by the coding sequence GTGAACAACAAAAAAGATAAAATAGATATCCGCAGCCTTAGCCTACAGGCCTTACAGCAGCATTTCATCAGCATGGATGAAAAAAGCTTTAGAGCTAAGCAGGTTTATGAATGGTTATGGGGAAAATCGTGCATCTCTTTTGACGCAATGAGCAATATTTCAAAAGAACTTCGTACCAAACTTGATGAAAAATTTCAAATAAACAATGTTAAAATAAATACATCGCAGGTTAGTGCTGATAAAACTATAAAAAATTCCTTTATATTACATGATACTCACCTGATTGAGGGTGTTTTAATTCCTACAACCGACAGGATGACTGCCTGTGTATCATCCCAGGTGGGTTGCAGCCTTACCTGTAAGTTTTGCGCCACCGGTTATATGGAGCGCAAACGCAACCTTAATCCTGATGAGATATACGACCAGGTTGTACTGATTGACAAACAGGCCCGCGAAAATTATGGCATACCTTTATCAAATATCGTTTATATGGGTATGGGGGAGCCTTTGCTTAATTACGCCAACGTTTTAAAATCAATTGAGCGGATAACCGCGCCCGACGGACTGAACATGTCGGCAAAACGGATCACAGTATCAACCGCCGGCATCGCGAAAATGATACGTAAACTGGGCGACGACCAGGTAAAGTTTAACCTGGCCTTATCGCTGCATGCCGCTAACGACGAAAAGCGTAACACCATAATGCCCATTAACGAGCAAAACTCATTAAAAGCATTGGCCGAAGCTTTAAAATATTATTATGCCAAAACCAAAAATCCGGTTACTTACGAGTACATCATCTTCGACGGTGTAAATGATAATATACAGGATGCGATGGAACTGGCCCGCTTTTGCAAGCACCTTCCCTGCAAAGTCAATATTATCGAATACAACCCTATATCAATGGCGAGCTTTATAAATGCCGGCGAGGATAAGGTTGAGGCCTTTGCCGATTACCTGCGCAGCCAGGGCATAAACACCAACCTGCGCCGCAGCCGTGGTAAAGATATTGATGCTGCCTGTGGGCAATTGGCTATAAACGAAAAGGAAAAAGAAGGCGTTACTTCTTAA
- a CDS encoding ComF family protein encodes MQVLRAYLADFTSLIFPQLCAACSASLMANEDILCTDCLYNLPFTNFHQQPDNIVARQFWGRLNIEAAYALYYFNKGSKVQNMVHHLKYNGMHQIGNLLGVIAAKQLIKNPVFSTVDYIIPVPLYKKRLKTRGYNQSACFAEGLAAVLNATVEADNLIRVVATRTQTHKSRFARFQNMQEVFAIARPKELEDKHVLLVDDIITTGSTLEACGIELLKIPGLKLSIATIAYAE; translated from the coding sequence ATGCAAGTCCTGCGCGCTTACCTGGCCGATTTTACGTCGCTGATATTTCCTCAGCTTTGCGCCGCTTGCAGCGCCAGCCTGATGGCGAACGAGGATATTTTGTGTACCGATTGCCTTTATAATTTACCATTTACCAATTTTCATCAACAGCCCGATAATATTGTTGCTCGCCAGTTTTGGGGCCGGCTTAATATCGAAGCGGCCTACGCCTTGTATTATTTTAATAAGGGCAGTAAGGTGCAAAATATGGTGCACCACCTTAAATATAACGGCATGCACCAGATAGGTAATTTATTAGGCGTTATTGCCGCCAAACAGTTAATTAAAAACCCTGTATTCAGCACGGTTGACTATATCATACCTGTACCGCTATATAAAAAGCGTTTAAAAACACGAGGGTATAACCAGAGCGCCTGCTTTGCCGAGGGATTGGCAGCTGTATTAAACGCCACAGTTGAAGCGGATAATTTAATAAGAGTTGTAGCAACACGAACGCAAACCCATAAATCGCGGTTTGCCAGGTTCCAGAACATGCAAGAGGTATTTGCTATTGCCCGGCCAAAAGAGCTTGAGGATAAGCACGTGCTGCTTGTAGATGATATTATTACTACCGGCTCCACGTTAGAGGCTTGCGGGATTGAATTGTTGAAAATACCGGGATTGAAGCTAAGCATTGCCACTATAGCGTATGCGGAGTAG
- a CDS encoding PAS domain-containing hybrid sensor histidine kinase/response regulator: protein MDSRNKFGYLRGQRRYRKYIRIIIDITNRKRAEQDVEILSFAARKSPSGIMIRDSRGEVIWMNESLEHIIGYTLAELKGKTIGTKLIGAETNQEVFQRAVAAVKANKPYEVEIKIYKKDGSTAWVFISNSPLFNDVGNVERQIGVIVDITERKKAEEELTMLSLVASKTTSGVVINDKDGKVEWVNDAFEQITGYTLSDVKDKHLGDSLKGELTDVSIIQKARELSAKMQSFEVDLLIYRKDGQPLWISVINSAIRGDNGKVDKYIETIIDITAKKKAELELIAAKEEALQLSRAKDMFIGVMSHEIRTPLNAVIGMSHLLLNDDPLESQKENLSVLKFSAENLMTLINDVLDFTKIETGNIELEKAKVDIREMIQSIIGSMKYKAHEKNIYLTQTIDTAVPAVVIGDRARLVQILLNLVSNSVKFTSRGGVNIDLKVIEQNDDIVRIRFGVSDTGIGIAKDKLNTIFESFKQAEADTTRNYGGTGLGLAISKRLIELHDSRINVDSVLGEGSTFWFTITFKKLAAHAINNKNKVETILNINVLVVDDNQINRLLINKVLKKWGATADFAENGQEAIDKLERHMNFDVVLMDIHMPVMGGLEAAGIIRAKTESYFQNLPIIALTASMLSNQMGQIEDAGMNDYILKPFDPTTLFEKLSRYQKQ from the coding sequence ATGGATAGCCGTAACAAATTCGGTTATCTACGCGGCCAACGGCGCTATAGAAAGTATATCAGGATAATTATAGACATTACAAACCGGAAGCGTGCCGAACAGGATGTGGAGATACTATCGTTTGCGGCGCGTAAATCGCCAAGCGGCATCATGATACGCGATAGCAGGGGTGAGGTGATTTGGATGAACGAATCACTTGAACATATTATTGGTTATACACTTGCGGAACTTAAGGGGAAAACCATCGGCACCAAATTAATAGGGGCCGAAACCAACCAGGAGGTTTTTCAAAGAGCGGTAGCAGCGGTTAAAGCAAATAAGCCTTACGAGGTTGAGATCAAAATATATAAAAAGGACGGCTCGACTGCCTGGGTATTCATATCAAACAGTCCGTTGTTTAACGACGTGGGCAACGTTGAACGCCAGATAGGGGTGATCGTAGACATAACTGAACGTAAGAAAGCAGAGGAAGAACTGACCATGTTATCGTTGGTGGCCAGTAAAACCACCAGCGGCGTGGTAATAAACGATAAGGATGGTAAGGTAGAATGGGTAAACGACGCCTTTGAACAAATAACCGGTTACACCTTAAGTGATGTTAAGGATAAACACCTGGGCGATTCATTAAAGGGCGAACTGACCGATGTTTCTATTATACAAAAAGCCCGCGAACTTTCTGCAAAAATGCAATCGTTTGAGGTGGATCTGCTGATATACCGTAAAGACGGGCAACCGCTATGGATATCGGTAATAAATTCCGCAATCAGGGGGGATAACGGCAAGGTGGATAAATACATTGAAACCATTATTGATATTACCGCCAAAAAGAAGGCGGAGCTTGAACTGATAGCCGCTAAAGAAGAAGCCCTTCAGCTAAGCCGTGCAAAGGATATGTTTATTGGGGTAATGAGTCACGAGATACGTACGCCGTTAAACGCGGTGATCGGGATGTCGCACCTGTTGTTAAACGATGATCCGCTTGAATCTCAAAAAGAGAACCTGAGCGTGCTTAAATTTTCGGCCGAGAATTTAATGACCCTGATAAACGATGTGCTTGATTTTACAAAAATAGAAACCGGAAACATTGAGCTGGAAAAGGCGAAGGTAGATATTCGCGAAATGATACAGAGCATTATAGGCTCGATGAAATATAAGGCGCACGAGAAGAATATCTATCTTACGCAAACGATTGATACGGCCGTACCTGCCGTTGTAATTGGCGACAGGGCAAGGCTTGTTCAGATATTGTTGAATTTGGTTAGTAATTCTGTTAAATTTACCAGCCGGGGCGGTGTAAATATCGACCTGAAGGTAATTGAGCAAAACGACGATATCGTACGCATACGTTTTGGCGTATCAGATACCGGCATTGGCATTGCAAAGGATAAATTAAATACCATATTTGAATCGTTTAAGCAGGCAGAGGCCGATACAACCCGTAATTATGGAGGAACGGGCCTGGGTTTGGCAATAAGCAAAAGGTTAATTGAACTGCACGATTCGCGTATAAATGTAGATAGTGTACTTGGGGAGGGCTCGACATTTTGGTTTACAATAACCTTTAAAAAATTGGCCGCCCACGCAATTAATAATAAAAACAAAGTGGAAACAATATTGAACATTAATGTGCTTGTAGTTGATGATAACCAGATAAACAGGTTACTTATCAACAAGGTGCTTAAAAAGTGGGGCGCGACCGCGGACTTTGCCGAGAACGGACAAGAAGCCATTGATAAGCTTGAAAGACATATGAACTTTGATGTTGTACTGATGGATATTCATATGCCTGTAATGGGCGGGCTTGAAGCCGCCGGCATCATTCGGGCGAAAACAGAATCGTACTTTCAAAACCTGCCCATAATTGCCCTAACCGCATCAATGTTAAGCAACCAAATGGGGCAGATAGAAGATGCCGGTATGAACGATTACATCCTGAAACCATTTGACCCTACCACCCTGTTTGAGAAACTGAGCAGGTATCAGAAGCAGTAG
- a CDS encoding PAS domain-containing protein, which translates to MGIKQENSFDTESKRLNALNSYDVLDTLPEKEYDAIARLASYICQAPIALITLIDGEKQWFKSKVGLEINETPRADAFCNYTIQSDHIFEVPDALVHEELKTNPFVNTADGIRFYAGAPLIDPDGHRLGSLCVVDRKPRQLTDEQRDALRTLADEVMSHLTLRKQKRDLEKSLDLHKEFSKLFNSSSEIHFIAGADSNIETINNAVFNILGYTPEQAIGKSLWEFVVGKNREQYVPMIEQAVKSQKPFELETETVTRTGEVKHLSWTAINSGGKWYASGRDTTFQQKLIEETRQLSLVASKIKNGVVISNADDKVVWANDAFEHITGYTLQDVEGKFLGEVLQGKPKDDDAERTLIEAREKKHSYEVELSMVSKDGRPLWIAVTNSVIYAANGAIESISG; encoded by the coding sequence ATGGGGATAAAGCAGGAAAACTCTTTCGACACTGAAAGTAAGCGGTTAAACGCGCTTAATTCATACGACGTATTGGATACGTTGCCCGAGAAGGAGTACGATGCTATAGCCCGCCTGGCATCGTATATATGCCAGGCACCCATTGCCTTAATTACACTTATAGACGGCGAAAAACAATGGTTTAAATCTAAGGTTGGCCTGGAAATAAACGAGACACCACGCGCCGACGCGTTTTGCAATTACACCATACAAAGCGACCATATTTTTGAGGTGCCCGATGCCTTGGTTCACGAGGAGCTAAAAACCAATCCCTTTGTTAATACTGCCGACGGCATCCGGTTTTATGCCGGCGCTCCGTTGATAGATCCCGACGGTCATCGCCTCGGCTCGCTTTGCGTGGTCGACCGCAAACCGCGACAACTGACCGACGAGCAGCGTGATGCCTTGCGTACGCTTGCTGACGAGGTGATGTCGCACCTTACTTTGCGCAAGCAAAAACGAGACCTTGAAAAAAGCCTGGACCTGCACAAAGAGTTTTCTAAACTGTTCAATAGCTCGTCAGAAATACATTTTATTGCCGGTGCCGATTCAAATATCGAAACCATAAACAACGCGGTGTTTAATATATTAGGGTACACACCTGAACAAGCCATTGGCAAATCGTTATGGGAGTTTGTTGTTGGCAAAAACCGTGAGCAATATGTGCCGATGATAGAGCAGGCCGTTAAGTCGCAAAAACCGTTTGAGCTGGAAACAGAAACGGTGACCCGTACCGGCGAGGTAAAGCACCTGAGCTGGACGGCTATAAACAGCGGTGGTAAATGGTATGCCAGCGGGCGCGATACTACGTTTCAGCAAAAGTTAATAGAAGAGACCCGGCAGTTGTCGCTGGTGGCAAGTAAAATAAAGAACGGGGTAGTAATAAGCAATGCCGATGATAAAGTGGTGTGGGCCAACGACGCTTTTGAACATATAACCGGGTACACGCTGCAAGATGTAGAGGGGAAATTTTTAGGCGAGGTGTTGCAAGGCAAGCCTAAAGATGACGATGCGGAGCGAACCCTGATAGAAGCGAGAGAAAAAAAACATTCGTACGAGGTAGAGCTATCTATGGTGAGCAAGGACGGCCGGCCGCTATGGATAGCCGTAACAAATTCGGTTATCTACGCGGCCAACGGCGCTATAGAAAGTATATCAGGATAA
- the glyA gene encoding serine hydroxymethyltransferase yields MKRDKLIFKLLDEEQQRQEEGIELIASENFVSRQVMEAAGSVATNKYAEGLPGKRYYGGCEVVDEIETIAIERAKQLFNAEWANVQPHSGAQANAAVMLAVLNPGDKILGFDLSHGGHLTHGSPVNFSGKLYEPHFYGVVKETGLIDYQQLEKVALEQKPKLIICGASAYSRDWDYARIRKVADKVGALVLADISHPAGLIARGLLTDPLPHCHIVTTTTHKTLRGPRGGLILLGKDFANPWGIKTPKGEVKMMSAMLDMAVFPGTQGGPLEHIIAAKAIAFGEALTDGYMKYIAQVKLNAAAMAKAFVAKGYDIISGGTDNHLMLIDLRNKNITGKAAENVLVSADITVNKNMVPYDDKSPFVTSGIRVGTAAITTRGLKEKHMETIVDLIDAVLIDPENETSIKKIRKKVHKLMEDFPLYRDKD; encoded by the coding sequence ATGAAAAGAGACAAATTAATATTCAAGCTGTTGGACGAAGAGCAGCAGCGCCAGGAAGAAGGAATTGAGCTTATTGCATCAGAAAACTTTGTAAGCAGGCAGGTAATGGAAGCAGCGGGCTCTGTGGCTACCAACAAATATGCCGAAGGCTTACCGGGCAAGCGCTATTATGGCGGCTGCGAGGTTGTTGATGAAATTGAGACCATTGCCATTGAGCGTGCCAAGCAACTGTTTAACGCGGAGTGGGCAAACGTGCAGCCGCATAGTGGTGCACAGGCTAACGCTGCAGTGATGCTTGCCGTACTAAACCCGGGCGATAAAATATTAGGGTTTGATCTTTCGCATGGTGGGCACTTAACGCATGGTTCGCCGGTTAACTTTTCGGGTAAACTTTACGAGCCGCATTTTTATGGTGTTGTGAAAGAAACCGGGCTTATTGATTACCAACAGCTTGAAAAAGTTGCTTTAGAGCAAAAACCAAAACTGATCATCTGCGGCGCTTCGGCTTACTCGCGCGATTGGGATTACGCGCGGATCCGCAAGGTTGCTGATAAGGTAGGCGCCCTGGTGCTGGCTGATATAAGCCACCCGGCAGGCTTAATTGCCCGTGGTTTATTAACCGACCCGCTGCCGCATTGCCATATAGTTACTACAACTACCCATAAAACCCTGCGCGGCCCGCGTGGCGGCCTTATCCTTTTAGGTAAAGATTTTGCAAACCCGTGGGGTATAAAAACGCCAAAGGGCGAAGTTAAAATGATGTCGGCCATGCTGGACATGGCGGTGTTCCCCGGTACGCAGGGCGGCCCGCTCGAGCATATTATTGCCGCAAAGGCAATTGCTTTTGGCGAGGCGTTAACCGATGGCTATATGAAATATATTGCACAGGTAAAATTAAACGCGGCAGCAATGGCGAAAGCGTTTGTAGCCAAAGGGTACGATATTATATCGGGCGGTACTGATAACCATTTAATGCTGATCGATCTTCGCAATAAAAACATTACCGGCAAAGCCGCCGAAAACGTGCTGGTTAGCGCGGATATTACCGTTAATAAAAACATGGTGCCGTATGATGATAAATCGCCTTTTGTAACTTCGGGTATAAGGGTTGGCACAGCCGCCATTACCACCCGCGGATTAAAGGAGAAGCATATGGAAACCATCGTTGACCTGATAGATGCCGTATTAATTGATCCTGAAAATGAAACCTCTATCAAAAAAATCCGTAAAAAAGTGCATAAGCTGATGGAAGATTTCCCGTTATACAGGGATAAAGATTAG
- a CDS encoding ScpA family protein, with protein MTEDGFSIKLSQFEGPFDLLLFFIERDELDIHDIPIAKITDDFLNYIHQMTVLNMELASEFIFVAATLMRIKAKMLLPRYNADEEENEMDTKEGLIRKLIEYKKIKVLCDELRPYEDERFKQEKRGNIKTDLEQVEKVTVPGEELSELNLYKLMTVYNRLMRQYMTRTEEVHHTVVQYPYTIEKQKEAINNLLRINKKMDFKNIAGNSENKVHFVYNFLAVLEMLQQEMIDITIGLGYNNFWIAPREDVRS; from the coding sequence ATGACCGAAGATGGGTTCTCCATAAAGTTATCGCAGTTTGAAGGCCCCTTTGATCTTTTGCTGTTTTTTATCGAGCGGGATGAACTCGACATCCACGATATCCCCATCGCTAAGATAACCGACGATTTCCTGAACTACATTCACCAGATGACGGTGCTGAATATGGAACTGGCCAGCGAATTTATTTTTGTTGCCGCCACCCTGATGCGCATTAAAGCCAAAATGCTGCTGCCGCGTTACAATGCCGATGAGGAGGAGAACGAGATGGACACCAAAGAGGGCCTGATCCGTAAACTCATCGAATACAAAAAAATCAAGGTGCTTTGTGATGAACTGCGCCCTTACGAGGATGAGCGCTTTAAGCAGGAGAAACGCGGCAACATTAAAACCGACCTGGAACAGGTAGAAAAGGTAACGGTGCCCGGCGAGGAACTATCTGAACTGAACCTGTACAAGCTGATGACGGTATATAACCGCCTGATGCGCCAGTATATGACCCGCACCGAAGAAGTGCACCATACGGTAGTACAATATCCCTATACCATCGAAAAGCAGAAAGAAGCGATAAACAACCTGCTGCGCATCAACAAAAAAATGGATTTTAAAAATATCGCCGGCAACAGCGAGAACAAGGTGCATTTTGTATATAATTTTTTAGCCGTGCTGGAGATGCTTCAGCAGGAAATGATAGATATAACTATTGGATTAGGATATAATAATTTTTGGATAGCGCCGAGGGAAGATGTGAGATCTTAG